The following coding sequences lie in one Streptomyces xiamenensis genomic window:
- a CDS encoding ABC transporter ATP-binding protein has translation MSYLSVRDLRVHFGTEDGVVKAVDGLSFELERGRTLGIVGESGSGKSVANQAILGLHNPRTATIGGEIELDGQELTGAGERQLQRLRGNKAAMIFQDPLTALSPYYTIGRQIAEPFRKHRGAGKREARERAIEMLGKVGIPHPRQRVDDYPHQFSGGMRQRAMIAMALVCDPDLLIADEPTTALDVTVQAQILDLLLDLQQEFGSAIILITHDLGVVSQVSDDVLVMYAGRAVERGTVREVLRRPQHPYTWGLLGSMPRLGGDTEQELLPIPGSPPSLLSPPDGCPFAPRCAHRDAVTPAERCTGERPALPAGRGAACHLDDGQRRTLFDARVRPRLEGQSR, from the coding sequence GTGAGCTATCTGTCGGTACGCGATCTGCGCGTGCACTTCGGCACCGAGGACGGCGTGGTCAAGGCCGTGGACGGGCTCTCCTTCGAGCTGGAGCGCGGCCGGACGCTGGGCATCGTCGGTGAGTCGGGGTCCGGCAAGTCGGTCGCAAACCAGGCGATCCTGGGGCTGCACAACCCACGCACCGCCACCATCGGCGGCGAGATCGAGCTGGACGGACAGGAGCTGACCGGCGCCGGGGAACGGCAGTTGCAGCGGCTGCGCGGCAACAAGGCCGCGATGATCTTCCAGGACCCGCTCACCGCGCTCTCCCCCTACTACACGATCGGCCGGCAGATCGCCGAGCCGTTCCGCAAGCACCGGGGCGCCGGCAAGCGCGAGGCGCGCGAGCGGGCCATCGAGATGCTCGGCAAGGTCGGCATCCCGCACCCGCGGCAGCGGGTGGACGACTACCCCCACCAGTTCTCCGGCGGCATGCGGCAGCGCGCGATGATCGCGATGGCGCTGGTGTGCGACCCCGATCTGCTGATCGCCGACGAGCCGACCACCGCACTGGACGTCACCGTCCAGGCGCAGATCCTGGATCTGCTGCTCGACCTCCAGCAGGAGTTCGGCTCCGCGATCATCCTGATCACCCACGACCTGGGGGTGGTCTCGCAGGTCAGCGACGACGTCCTGGTGATGTACGCGGGCCGGGCCGTGGAGCGCGGCACCGTGCGGGAGGTCCTGCGGCGGCCCCAGCACCCGTACACCTGGGGGCTGCTGGGCTCCATGCCGCGCCTCGGCGGCGACACCGAGCAGGAGCTGCTGCCGATCCCCGGCTCCCCGCCCTCCCTGCTCAGCCCCCCGGACGGCTGCCCGTTCGCGCCGCGCTGCGCCCACCGCGACGCGGTGACGCCCGCCGAACGCTGCACGGGTGAACGGCCCGCGCTGC
- a CDS encoding M56 family metallopeptidase, producing MSLSLLLLTATALSAAVLLPRALTRATWPGREPVVALWVWQCLVGTVLLCCLAALLLGAAAVFDTVRAQVFAPAPEAVTAAYDLHEVSTWTAALTLLLACGAAWTAAMLAREITDAYRLRAVRRARLRERAPDLPAELLPAAPGPLLVLEDEYPDAWWLPGTGQLVITTGALRRLTGRRLDAVLAHERGHARARHDWLLQLSSALASGFPRVPLFAHFCEQTHRLVELAADDTASRRCGHLDTALALIELNEHRGVLSCASSRRQLGDRVARLLEPPVRLTPARRRTAATAAGLAPLLPLLITFGPGLFALATLQ from the coding sequence GTGAGCCTCAGTCTCCTCCTGCTCACGGCCACCGCCCTGAGCGCCGCGGTGCTGCTGCCGCGTGCGCTGACCCGTGCCACCTGGCCGGGCCGGGAACCGGTGGTGGCCCTGTGGGTGTGGCAATGCCTGGTCGGCACCGTGCTGTTGTGCTGCCTGGCGGCGCTGCTGCTGGGCGCGGCGGCCGTGTTCGACACCGTACGGGCGCAGGTGTTCGCCCCCGCGCCCGAGGCCGTCACCGCCGCGTACGACCTGCACGAGGTCTCCACCTGGACGGCCGCCCTCACCCTGCTGCTGGCCTGCGGCGCGGCCTGGACCGCCGCCATGCTGGCCCGCGAGATCACCGACGCCTACCGGCTACGGGCGGTGCGCCGCGCCCGGCTGCGCGAGCGCGCCCCCGATCTCCCGGCCGAGCTGCTGCCCGCCGCGCCCGGTCCGCTCCTGGTGCTGGAGGACGAGTACCCGGACGCCTGGTGGCTGCCCGGCACCGGCCAGCTGGTGATCACCACGGGGGCGCTGCGGCGGCTCACCGGGCGGCGGCTCGACGCCGTGCTCGCCCATGAACGCGGTCACGCCAGGGCCCGGCACGACTGGCTGCTCCAGTTGTCCAGTGCCCTGGCGAGCGGCTTCCCGCGGGTTCCGCTGTTCGCGCACTTCTGCGAGCAGACCCACCGGCTGGTCGAGCTCGCCGCCGACGACACCGCCTCACGCCGCTGCGGGCACCTCGACACGGCGCTGGCCCTGATCGAACTGAATGAGCACCGGGGCGTCCTGTCCTGCGCGTCCAGCCGACGGCAGCTCGGCGATCGGGTGGCACGGCTGCTCGAACCGCCCGTACGGCTGACCCCCGCACGGCGTCGTACAGCCGCCACGGCGGCGGGCCTCGCGCCCTTACTGCCGCTGCTGATCACCTTCGGCCCGGGCCTGTTCGCCCTGGCCACGCTGCAATAA
- a CDS encoding MFS transporter, translating to MLVTVSAGLLLIAVDMTVLYTALPTLTEELSADASQKLWIINAYPLVMAGLLLGAGTLGDRIGHKRMFLIGLVLFGTASVLAAFAPNAAVLIGARAFLAVGAAAMMPATLSLIRITFEDERERGIAIGVWGTMSVFGMALGPIVGGLLLEHFWWGSVFLINVPVVLIALVAAAFLAPGGSGNPDKPWDLLASTQIMVGLVGVVYAIKEITKPDPQPLHVVLALLAATVGLLLFVRRQRGMAHPLIDFALLRDPRIMAGIAAAALAMFADAGIQLVLTQRLQLVLGLTPLEAGVLVAALAVGALPAGIIGGAVLHRVGTRPLIVGGLLLTGAGALLTLTLTPEMVPFLSLHPDHSAWIAPGLVVVGAGSGLAMTAASAAIIGNAPAHRAGMAASVEEVSYELGSLSGVAILGSMLSALYTATVRLPADAPDSAREGLDQAIAAAGELPDGTTAGALLSAAHQAFDHGYTATLLIATVVLVGGAALTARLLSRPAPTLSTTEILDGELAGTTGHLVTKGDPAE from the coding sequence ATGCTGGTGACCGTATCGGCGGGACTGCTGCTGATCGCGGTGGACATGACCGTCCTGTACACCGCTCTGCCGACGCTGACCGAAGAACTGTCGGCCGATGCCTCCCAGAAGCTGTGGATCATCAACGCCTACCCCCTGGTGATGGCCGGCCTGCTGCTGGGGGCCGGCACCCTGGGCGACCGCATCGGCCACAAGCGGATGTTCCTGATCGGCCTGGTCCTGTTCGGCACGGCCTCCGTCCTGGCCGCCTTCGCGCCCAACGCCGCGGTCCTGATCGGCGCCCGCGCCTTCCTGGCGGTCGGCGCCGCCGCGATGATGCCCGCCACCCTCTCCCTCATCCGCATCACCTTCGAGGACGAGCGCGAACGCGGCATCGCCATCGGCGTGTGGGGCACCATGTCCGTCTTCGGCATGGCGCTCGGCCCGATCGTGGGCGGGCTGCTGCTGGAGCACTTCTGGTGGGGCTCGGTCTTCCTGATCAACGTCCCCGTGGTGCTGATCGCCCTGGTGGCCGCCGCCTTCCTCGCTCCGGGCGGCTCCGGCAACCCGGACAAGCCCTGGGATCTGCTCGCCTCCACCCAGATCATGGTCGGTCTGGTCGGCGTCGTGTACGCGATCAAGGAGATCACCAAGCCGGACCCGCAGCCGCTGCACGTCGTGCTCGCCCTGCTGGCCGCCACCGTCGGCCTCCTGCTGTTCGTCCGCCGACAGCGCGGCATGGCGCACCCGCTGATCGACTTCGCCCTGCTGCGCGACCCGCGCATCATGGCCGGCATCGCGGCGGCCGCTCTGGCGATGTTCGCGGACGCCGGGATCCAGCTGGTGCTCACCCAGCGCCTTCAGCTCGTCCTCGGCCTCACCCCGTTGGAGGCCGGGGTGCTGGTGGCGGCCCTGGCCGTGGGCGCGCTGCCCGCCGGCATCATCGGCGGCGCCGTGCTGCACCGGGTCGGCACCCGTCCGCTGATCGTCGGCGGACTGCTCCTCACCGGCGCCGGTGCCCTGCTGACCCTCACCCTGACCCCCGAGATGGTGCCGTTCCTGTCCCTGCACCCGGACCACTCGGCCTGGATCGCGCCCGGTCTCGTGGTGGTGGGCGCCGGATCGGGTCTGGCGATGACCGCCGCCTCGGCCGCCATCATCGGCAACGCCCCCGCGCACCGGGCCGGCATGGCCGCCTCCGTCGAGGAAGTCTCCTACGAGCTGGGCTCGCTGTCCGGCGTCGCGATCCTGGGCAGCATGCTCAGCGCGCTGTACACCGCGACCGTACGGCTGCCCGCCGACGCCCCGGACTCCGCGCGCGAGGGCCTGGACCAGGCCATCGCCGCCGCCGGTGAACTCCCGGACGGCACAACGGCCGGCGCGCTGCTGTCGGCGGCCCACCAGGCTTTCGACCATGGCTATACGGCGACCCTCCTCATCGCTACGGTGGTCCTGGTGGGCGGCGCCGCCCTCACCGCCCGGCTGCTGTCCCGGCCCGCCCCGACCCTCAGCACGACCGAGATACTCGACGGCGAACTGGCCGGAACGACCGGGCACCTGGTCACGAAGGGGGACCCCGCGGAGTGA
- a CDS encoding ABC transporter permease, which translates to MLRFLFRRSLGAVAILLIISAVTFFLFYAIPRNPALLACGKVCTPDQLAIVERNLGIDQPVPVQYWEYMVGIFAGRDFAAGPCPAPCLGFSFADNRPVLDTILDRLPTTVSLTLGGAVVFLVLGLGLGMLAAWRRGTLLDKVMSSTSLVLSSMQIYFLGPLALALFVYQTQLLPQPQYVPLTEDPLGWLKGLLLPWLVLSTIFTANYTRMARATLIEQLQEEHVRTARAKGMSRPTVFFRYAWRGSLIPIVTIIGVDMGSLFGGAMVTEYTFALPGLGRLAVDSVTKSNLPMLMGVMLFAALMIVVFNIIVDAAYALIDPRVRLS; encoded by the coding sequence ATGCTCCGATTCCTCTTCCGGCGCTCGCTGGGTGCCGTCGCCATCCTGCTGATCATCAGCGCCGTCACCTTCTTCCTCTTCTACGCGATCCCCCGCAACCCCGCGCTGCTCGCCTGCGGCAAGGTCTGCACCCCCGACCAGCTGGCCATCGTGGAGCGGAACCTGGGCATCGACCAGCCCGTCCCCGTGCAGTACTGGGAGTACATGGTCGGCATCTTCGCCGGCCGCGACTTCGCCGCCGGGCCCTGCCCCGCGCCCTGCCTCGGCTTCTCCTTCGCCGACAACCGCCCGGTCCTGGACACCATCCTGGACCGGCTGCCCACCACCGTCTCGCTGACCCTCGGCGGCGCGGTCGTCTTCCTGGTGCTGGGCCTGGGCCTGGGCATGCTGGCCGCCTGGCGGCGCGGCACGCTGCTGGACAAGGTGATGAGCTCCACCTCGCTGGTGCTCTCCTCGATGCAGATCTACTTCCTGGGCCCGCTCGCCCTGGCGCTGTTCGTCTACCAGACGCAGCTGCTGCCGCAGCCCCAGTACGTCCCCCTCACCGAGGACCCACTGGGCTGGCTGAAGGGGCTGCTGCTGCCCTGGCTGGTGCTGTCCACCATCTTCACCGCGAACTACACCCGCATGGCGCGGGCCACCCTCATCGAACAGCTCCAGGAGGAACACGTGCGCACCGCGCGGGCCAAGGGCATGTCCCGGCCCACCGTGTTCTTCCGGTACGCCTGGCGCGGCTCGCTGATCCCCATCGTCACGATCATCGGCGTGGACATGGGCTCGCTGTTCGGCGGGGCGATGGTCACCGAGTACACGTTCGCGCTCCCGGGCCTGGGCCGGCTCGCCGTCGATTCGGTCACCAAGTCCAACCTCCCCATGCTGATGGGGGTGATGCTGTTCGCCGCCCTCATGATCGTCGTCTTCAACATCATCGTCGACGCCGCCTACGCCCTCATCGACCCGCGCGTGCGGCTGTCCTAG
- a CDS encoding ABC transporter permease encodes MAGQSKAAVAAAESELTGRSPGQLMWRRFRRDKVGVAAACVVLFFFAIGLLAPVISWLYGKDPYTRYGQIDPTLLNEYGYPVKPNGGIDGEFWFGLEPLMGRDVLTQLVYGIRTSLFIALAVTVLATVTAIVLGIAAGYLGGKWDYAISRLIDLLMAFPNQLFFVAFLPIVTSLFVDPRQETPTYIRVVSVVVVLWILGWMTLARILRGATLSLRDREFVEAAKVSGASPWRIIRKELLPNVVSPTLVQTTYMLPSFVTTAAALSYLGVGMTEPTPDWGRMFATGARVYKSDITYMFFPGIAMVIFVVAFNLLGDSVRDAFDPKSDR; translated from the coding sequence ATGGCGGGTCAGTCGAAGGCTGCCGTTGCCGCTGCCGAATCCGAGCTGACCGGGCGCTCCCCGGGACAGCTGATGTGGCGCCGTTTCCGCCGCGACAAGGTCGGGGTCGCCGCCGCCTGCGTCGTCCTGTTCTTCTTCGCGATCGGACTGCTGGCGCCGGTCATCTCCTGGCTCTACGGCAAGGACCCGTACACCCGTTACGGCCAGATCGATCCGACCCTGCTCAATGAGTACGGCTATCCGGTCAAGCCCAATGGCGGTATCGACGGCGAGTTCTGGTTCGGACTCGAACCCCTCATGGGCCGCGACGTTCTCACCCAGCTCGTGTACGGCATCCGCACCTCGCTGTTCATCGCGCTGGCGGTCACCGTCCTGGCCACCGTCACCGCGATCGTGCTGGGCATCGCCGCCGGATATCTCGGCGGCAAGTGGGACTACGCCATCAGCCGGCTCATCGATCTGCTGATGGCCTTTCCCAACCAGCTGTTCTTCGTCGCCTTCCTCCCCATCGTCACCAGCCTGTTCGTCGACCCGCGGCAGGAAACCCCCACCTACATACGGGTGGTGTCGGTCGTCGTGGTGCTGTGGATCCTGGGCTGGATGACCCTCGCCCGCATTCTGCGCGGGGCCACCCTCTCCCTGCGCGACCGGGAGTTCGTCGAGGCCGCCAAGGTCTCCGGCGCCTCCCCCTGGCGCATCATCCGCAAGGAACTGCTGCCCAACGTGGTCTCCCCGACCCTGGTGCAGACGACCTACATGCTGCCCAGCTTCGTCACCACCGCCGCCGCGCTCTCCTACCTCGGGGTCGGGATGACCGAACCCACCCCCGACTGGGGCCGGATGTTCGCCACCGGCGCCCGGGTCTACAAGAGCGACATCACCTACATGTTCTTCCCCGGCATCGCGATGGTGATCTTCGTGGTCGCCTTCAACCTGCTCGGGGACTCCGTCCGGGACGCCTTCGACCCGAAGTCCGACCGCTGA
- a CDS encoding ABC transporter substrate-binding protein: MTISTRRRSITGRGTVAASLALAGALVLSACSSGGGGGADNGDGGKDPGPETLQTIEFADAAGSTGPAEEVPGAQPGGTIRVLQETSPDHLDPAQVYVAHEMTIARLLHRGLTTTRLHNDGTYAVVGDLATDAGTVADEGRTWTYTLKDDIYFNDGSPITSADIRHTFERQFADFITQGPTFIQSWLADAEGAAYRELLPGGPYEGDHLPDTVLETPDEKTIVFHFAQPQNDLPYALTQPGYFAVSLEGDTQERYDQDPLTSGPYQIEDFRPGRSMTLTRNEHWVPETDAARNAYPDRYEITFGHSQDDSTGRLVADNGDNQYAISFNNGIDAGSAEVVQDPAVQERLVSGYQVFVASLVINQETVPDKRVREAIAHAVPLNGVLNAYGGAIGGDYAGGFISPLLPGYEEGYDPYGKLALPQGDTERARELLEEADAVGYELNYLHHVAPEDQQAAVAIADALETAGFEVNRSEVPTEQYYDTIGQVDNGYDIYRSNWGHDWLSAATVIPAQYDGRTIQDGASNYSHINQDYINEEIDRILLLSDAEEAATAWFALQKRILEEDLPGVPLFYYKQNILHGSRIGGAVFNNDFSTVDMHRLFVVQD, translated from the coding sequence ATGACCATCTCGACGCGACGCAGATCCATAACCGGGCGGGGCACCGTGGCCGCCTCCCTCGCCCTGGCCGGTGCCCTGGTCCTCAGCGCGTGCAGCAGCGGCGGCGGGGGCGGCGCGGACAACGGGGACGGCGGCAAGGACCCCGGCCCCGAGACCCTCCAGACCATCGAGTTCGCCGACGCGGCCGGCTCGACGGGACCGGCCGAGGAGGTACCGGGCGCGCAGCCCGGCGGCACCATCCGGGTCCTCCAGGAGACCTCCCCCGACCACCTCGACCCGGCGCAGGTCTACGTCGCGCACGAGATGACCATCGCCCGGCTGCTGCACCGCGGCCTGACCACCACCCGGCTGCACAACGACGGCACGTACGCGGTGGTCGGCGACCTCGCCACCGACGCGGGCACCGTCGCCGACGAGGGCCGCACCTGGACGTACACCCTCAAGGACGACATCTACTTCAACGACGGCAGCCCGATCACCTCCGCCGACATCCGGCACACCTTCGAGCGCCAGTTCGCGGACTTCATCACCCAGGGCCCGACGTTCATCCAGTCCTGGCTGGCCGACGCCGAGGGCGCCGCCTACCGCGAGCTGCTGCCCGGCGGCCCGTACGAGGGCGACCACCTGCCGGACACCGTGCTGGAGACCCCGGACGAGAAGACCATCGTCTTCCACTTCGCCCAGCCGCAGAACGACCTGCCGTACGCGCTGACCCAGCCCGGCTACTTCGCCGTCTCGCTGGAGGGCGACACCCAGGAGCGGTACGACCAGGACCCGCTGACCTCCGGCCCGTACCAGATCGAGGACTTCCGCCCCGGGCGCTCCATGACGCTCACCCGCAACGAGCACTGGGTGCCGGAGACGGACGCCGCGCGCAACGCCTACCCGGACCGGTACGAGATCACCTTCGGCCACAGCCAGGACGACTCCACCGGCCGGCTGGTCGCGGACAACGGCGACAACCAGTACGCCATCAGCTTCAACAACGGCATCGACGCCGGATCGGCGGAGGTCGTCCAGGACCCGGCCGTCCAGGAGCGGCTGGTCAGCGGCTACCAGGTGTTCGTGGCCTCCCTCGTCATCAACCAGGAGACGGTGCCCGACAAGCGCGTCCGCGAGGCCATCGCCCACGCCGTGCCGCTCAACGGGGTGCTCAACGCGTACGGCGGCGCCATCGGCGGCGACTACGCGGGCGGCTTCATCTCCCCGCTGCTGCCCGGCTACGAGGAGGGCTACGACCCGTACGGCAAGCTCGCCCTGCCGCAGGGCGACACCGAGCGGGCCAGGGAACTGCTGGAGGAGGCCGACGCGGTCGGCTACGAGCTGAACTACCTGCACCACGTGGCCCCCGAGGACCAGCAGGCGGCGGTGGCCATCGCCGACGCCCTGGAGACGGCCGGCTTCGAGGTCAACCGCAGCGAGGTCCCCACCGAGCAGTACTACGACACCATCGGCCAGGTCGACAACGGCTACGACATCTACCGCAGCAACTGGGGCCATGACTGGCTGTCGGCCGCCACGGTGATCCCGGCGCAGTACGACGGCCGCACCATCCAGGACGGCGCGTCCAACTACAGCCACATCAACCAGGACTACATCAACGAGGAGATCGACCGGATCCTGCTGCTGTCGGACGCCGAGGAGGCGGCCACCGCCTGGTTCGCGCTCCAGAAGCGGATTCTGGAGGAGGACCTGCCGGGCGTCCCGCTCTTCTACTACAAGCAGAACATCCTGCACGGGTCGCGGATCGGCGGCGCGGTCTTCAACAACGACTTCAGCACCGTCGACATGCACCGCCTGTTCGTCGTCCAGGACTGA
- the dapC gene encoding succinyldiaminopimelate transaminase, producing MPSLFARLPAFPWDSLEPYKATAAAHPGGIVDLSVGTPVDPVPELVREALTAAANSPGYPTVWGTTALREAILGWLARRTKAAGLDHVNVLPVVGSKELVAWLPTQLGLGPGDKVAYPQPAYPTYEVGARLAGAEPVPYTGSVTELDPAGLKLVWLNSPGNPSGRVLGVDELRAAVAWARAHGILLLSDECYLELGWEAEPVSVLDPAVCGGPVDGLIAVHSLSKRSNLAGYRAAFLAGDATVLGELLQIRKHGGMMLPAPVQAAMAVALGDDAHVAVQRERYAARRTALRAALEGRGFRIEHSEASLYLWATRDEPCWETVAGLAKDGILVAPGAFYGAPGEHFVRVAFTATDERVAEAVRRLG from the coding sequence GTGCCGTCCCTCTTCGCCCGGCTGCCCGCCTTCCCCTGGGACAGCCTGGAGCCGTACAAGGCCACCGCCGCCGCGCACCCCGGCGGCATCGTCGACCTGTCGGTCGGCACCCCGGTGGACCCGGTGCCGGAGCTGGTCCGGGAGGCGCTGACGGCCGCCGCCAACAGCCCCGGCTACCCCACGGTGTGGGGCACCACGGCGCTGCGCGAGGCCATCCTCGGCTGGCTGGCCCGCCGGACGAAGGCGGCCGGCCTGGACCATGTCAACGTGCTGCCGGTGGTCGGCTCCAAGGAACTGGTGGCCTGGCTGCCGACCCAGCTGGGGCTCGGCCCGGGCGACAAGGTGGCGTACCCGCAGCCCGCGTACCCCACCTACGAGGTGGGCGCCCGGCTGGCCGGCGCCGAACCGGTGCCCTACACCGGGTCCGTCACCGAGCTGGATCCGGCCGGTCTGAAGCTGGTCTGGCTGAACTCCCCGGGGAACCCGAGCGGCCGGGTGCTGGGCGTGGACGAGCTGCGGGCGGCGGTGGCCTGGGCGCGCGCACACGGGATCCTGCTGCTGAGCGACGAGTGCTACCTGGAACTGGGCTGGGAGGCCGAGCCGGTCTCGGTGCTCGACCCGGCGGTGTGCGGCGGCCCGGTGGACGGGCTGATCGCGGTGCACTCGCTGTCCAAGCGCTCCAACCTGGCCGGCTACCGGGCGGCGTTCCTGGCCGGGGACGCCACGGTACTGGGCGAGTTGCTCCAGATCCGCAAGCACGGCGGGATGATGCTGCCGGCCCCGGTCCAGGCCGCGATGGCGGTGGCGCTGGGGGACGACGCGCATGTGGCCGTCCAGCGGGAGAGGTACGCGGCGCGGCGCACGGCGCTGCGGGCGGCCCTGGAGGGGCGCGGCTTCCGGATCGAGCACAGCGAGGCGTCGCTGTACCTGTGGGCGACGCGGGACGAGCCGTGCTGGGAAACCGTGGCGGGCCTGGCCAAGGACGGGATCCTGGTGGCCCCCGGCGCGTTCTACGGAGCGCCGGGCGAACACTTCGTGCGGGTCGCCTTCACCGCAACGGATGAGCGAGTCGCGGAGGCCGTGCGGCGCCTGGGGTAG
- a CDS encoding TetR/AcrR family transcriptional regulator, producing the protein MRPSSRHLILDAAIRVTERDGITGLTLDAAAREAGVTKAGLMYHFPSREELLIAIQKHLITQWEERLADTLGKPQAQATTRETTVAYTIEGAAHTASKADLTFMLESVAQPALSQLWDELMHRWAPLPEHVEDPADLDLLLARMASDGMWLYEATTGAALPAPLKAALLRRITELSDPAAG; encoded by the coding sequence ATGCGACCCAGCTCCCGCCATCTGATCCTGGACGCCGCCATCCGTGTCACCGAGCGCGACGGCATCACGGGCCTGACCCTGGACGCCGCCGCCCGCGAGGCCGGGGTGACCAAGGCCGGCCTGATGTACCACTTCCCCAGCCGCGAAGAACTGCTGATCGCCATCCAGAAACACCTGATCACGCAGTGGGAGGAGCGGCTGGCGGACACCCTCGGCAAGCCGCAGGCACAGGCGACCACCCGGGAGACCACCGTCGCCTACACCATCGAGGGCGCGGCTCACACCGCCAGCAAGGCCGACCTGACCTTCATGCTCGAATCCGTGGCCCAGCCCGCGCTCTCCCAGCTGTGGGACGAACTCATGCACCGCTGGGCACCGCTGCCCGAGCACGTGGAGGACCCGGCGGACCTCGATCTGCTGCTGGCCCGGATGGCGTCCGACGGCATGTGGCTGTACGAGGCCACCACCGGCGCCGCGCTGCCCGCCCCCCTGAAGGCGGCCCTGCTGCGGCGGATCACCGAGCTGAGCGACCCCGCCGCCGGCTGA
- the fdxA gene encoding ferredoxin, which translates to MTYVIAQPCVDLKDKACIEECPVDCIYEGQRSLYIHPDECVDCGACEPVCPVEAIFYEDDTPEEWKDFYKANVEFFDELGSPGGASKLGLIERDHPFIAALPPQEHDE; encoded by the coding sequence GTGACCTACGTCATCGCGCAGCCGTGTGTCGACCTGAAGGACAAGGCATGCATCGAGGAATGCCCGGTCGACTGCATTTACGAGGGCCAGCGTTCCTTGTACATCCACCCGGATGAGTGCGTCGACTGCGGTGCCTGCGAGCCGGTGTGCCCCGTCGAGGCGATCTTCTACGAGGACGACACCCCGGAGGAGTGGAAGGACTTCTACAAGGCCAACGTGGAGTTCTTCGACGAGCTGGGTTCGCCCGGTGGCGCCAGCAAGCTGGGGCTCATCGAGCGCGACCACCCCTTCATCGCCGCGCTGCCCCCGCAGGAGCACGACGAGTGA
- a CDS encoding GNAT family N-acetyltransferase, whose product MEFTMGGRLEVHITPDDVGKRVSVRTIATQGEGTARFTDTVGVLTSWAGGVLSITRRNGEMIRHEEATVVAGKTVPAAPARRRGTPAAGVAELVAVAGRGWPGVETERIGDWRLNAAAGWTARANSAYRVGPGAPEVDRIREWYAARGLPARLQVTTGAGDSDELLDAALERAGWRAEKSALLRVAPLAPLADRQPDPRVQVHRELSGTWLAGYPRHREAPDTVREVLTGGPSVWFATVPGAAVARCVVDGRWAGFAAVEVGAAHRRRGLATALMAELARTALAEGASAAYLQVETGNSAARAVYDRLGFTDHHHYHYRTAP is encoded by the coding sequence GTGGAGTTCACCATGGGCGGACGCCTGGAGGTCCACATCACCCCGGATGACGTGGGGAAACGCGTCTCTGTTCGGACGATCGCCACCCAGGGTGAGGGAACGGCCCGGTTCACCGACACCGTGGGAGTACTGACTTCCTGGGCCGGAGGCGTGCTGAGCATCACACGGCGGAACGGGGAGATGATCCGGCACGAAGAGGCCACCGTGGTGGCCGGAAAGACCGTCCCCGCCGCCCCGGCGCGACGCCGGGGCACTCCCGCGGCGGGTGTCGCGGAGCTGGTCGCCGTCGCCGGGCGCGGCTGGCCGGGGGTGGAGACGGAGCGGATCGGGGACTGGCGGCTCAACGCCGCGGCCGGGTGGACGGCGCGCGCCAACTCGGCGTACCGGGTCGGCCCCGGGGCGCCGGAGGTGGACCGGATCCGGGAGTGGTACGCGGCGCGCGGGCTGCCCGCCCGGCTCCAGGTGACGACGGGCGCGGGCGACAGCGATGAACTGCTGGACGCCGCGCTGGAGCGGGCCGGCTGGCGGGCGGAGAAGTCCGCCCTGCTGCGGGTGGCGCCGCTGGCCCCGCTGGCGGACCGGCAGCCGGACCCCCGGGTCCAGGTGCACCGGGAGCTGTCCGGCACCTGGCTGGCCGGCTATCCCCGGCACCGGGAGGCCCCGGACACGGTGCGGGAGGTGCTGACCGGCGGCCCCTCGGTGTGGTTCGCCACGGTGCCGGGGGCCGCGGTGGCGCGGTGCGTGGTGGACGGCCGCTGGGCCGGGTTCGCGGCGGTGGAGGTGGGCGCCGCCCACCGGCGGCGGGGACTGGCGACGGCACTGATGGCCGAGCTGGCCCGTACGGCGCTGGCGGAGGGTGCGAGCGCGGCGTATCTCCAGGTGGAGACCGGCAACAGCGCGGCCCGCGCGGTGTATGACCGGCTCGGCTTCACGGATCACCACCACTACCACTACCGCACGGCGCCCTGA